One Cucumis melo cultivar AY chromosome 8, USDA_Cmelo_AY_1.0, whole genome shotgun sequence genomic window, TTATTGAGAAATGTAACTTATTATTAGATTATACaaaaatatagaaattaaaGAAGTAGATAGTGTTGGAAATCTATGCTATAagaataacattttttaaaagtcaatatttttcaattaaatatcccaaataaagaaaaaatctaTCAAATAAGTTTAGTCAATTTTAGAATTTAATATCAGAAATAACATATATCCTTGCAGTTGGCTCGAATAAATGTAGTCAACTTTTTGGCCCCCATTGTTTCAACTACCCCAATGGGAACAAATTTATTTCACATTTATAACAATCGTTAATGGCAACAAGATATCATAAAGGAGATGGGGACGGTAactgtaacgcccaacatttttcggtttcctttgttattttggaccactaataatattaatactaagtgtagttaatattatccttattaaactaaagttgtttccttttttataaactattgaagttaggggtaaattagtaaatcaatggagtggcaaattaattaattgccttggaaagggtcaagggtggagagagaggaaaagggggctattaaattcttttttattttgggatttcttttaaaaagaggcattgggagacgtgagactcctcatctccccaaagaagaaaagaaaaaaaaaagggaaaccctagccgccgccaccctccgcgccgccgcacgtcgccgccgcacgccgccgccgcacgccgcacgccgccagcttcgacaagcgccgagccgatccaccgcgcgtctgcaagccgaagggaagccgagccatcctccgcgcgtctgcagccgagtccgcagccgccagccgagccggaacccgccgcgccgcttcgacctaagggggggaccgccgacgccgcgccgctccgatcaggagagtagctgagccgcgccgcgtcgctTCGATCAAGCCGATCCGCCGAAGCTCGcagcgccgcgtcgatccgaggagTTCCGTCAGCCGCGCCacccgatcgagccgaagggagccgcttcgctccgcgcccagccgtctcccgcagccgccgctcaaagccgatccgccgcgcttcactccagccgacgaacgaacccggagccgctccaccgtccgcgcgcccgaagccgaaactgaagccgcgccgcgtccagccctccCCGCGTGTGAAccgcgtccgcgtgggaagccgcgccgcgcgttccgcgtagccgagccgcatctcctccctgttgcaagccgagccgcccgcgtagcttcctgtaccgagccgagccgcgtctgcccaagccgagccggtcctgtcttcttccagccgagccgccaggactaatttggctccatccacctaaattttggtaatctaattaattattgtggtttttccggtaagactccatgctcggacgttagttaaattaatttgggtctaaattaaattatttttcctcaagggacgtcttggaccaagaaattgctgcagcgcgggatttcttcagtaggggctcgagcactgcaacctctctagggtaagttatttcaattgagtcttgaaccgttagtcgttggcgacctatttacgaattttgacttatgaaacagttaggacttcgtcgcttggaaagcgtactgcctcgcggttaggactcgacaagtagatctccaggtaagagattctactactagtttcatgtttgaagtatgagactgtgtatgcccgatgttgcatattgaggatttgacagtatgatgcctgaaataaatgctagtatgatgcaaatgacgatatagttgtgctatagcctgttatgtgtggcaagatctattatggttacgacgaatgtcgggacggagagtgtagaaatgatttatgtgacatgttatatgctgatgccatgtgtatgtttactgcaattagggtacctgttagcttgatttctgttagagtcgtacctgcatgggtgtccttcgggatcaccacctattgaggactgtgtggtccgacgggacgccagtctagcatgatatagacatgactcgagtgactcgacggggtcctcgcatcccgactgtcctaggtgtccccgggcaccgaagaccagagttacgttcctacgggagcgcatgattgcacgtgttcgggaacgtgccagagattgggtaccagttatcagggctctaacaggaagttaacaggcacctagtgggactagtagtgggtcccttactgagtatttttatactcattctctccattttatgttttcaggtagaggacgaggcaagggcaagggcaagctggcgagcgacccgaagtgagaccgaggagggccatagggactaccgcttccgcttatttcttatttcagattttagcatttgagtttgagtactttttatttttcactatcttttatgtagatagggcccgagtaggatttcagaacgtttttacatttttgcatgactaccttgtttatgtttttataaatgaatttcttgaaccgtatgcttttaataaaatttttagacttaaaccacttgttctatatttagtaatgacttcgattcagcataaggagttgggtcgttacagttggtatcagagcacagtgttttaggttctgtagactgacctacgatgtaagtcatttttgtttggttttacttcaccctatggctatacggtccttcggcactcgccaggtatgtctaaagccttgctaatgttaagattacaattttgcctgaatagtctaagacctagatatagggtgttaagttcttgtggtgaaaagtttgttggtgaattttagggagaatgccgccacgtagaggtacacgccgaggaggtggtaggggaggcagaggagccggtcgtggccagccggaggcgccacctgttgcaccggcagtcgacccaaacgcaccggtcacccaggcggatctcgccgcaatggagcagcgttatcaggacatgctgcaagctgctttggcgcctttccttgccgcccagcagaaccaggccgcccctgttcaggccgaggccgcccctgttcaggccgaggccgcccctgctcaggcccaggccgcccctgttcaggctcaggccgtcgctcctccagcccctgaggaagctcaaccagtaccagttcaactgtcggccgaggcgaaacacttacgggatttcaggaagtataatcccaagacctttgacggatccatggacaaccccacaaaggcccaaatgtggttgacgtccatagagactattttccggtacatgaagtgcccagaagaccagaaggtgcagtgtgcagtcttcttcttggaggacaggggcaccgcctggtgggagaccgcggagagaatgctagggggcgatgtaagcaaaataacatgggagcagttcaaggagaacttctatgctaagtttttctccgccaatgtgaagcacgccaagctgcaagagttcctaaacttggagcaaggcgacatgacggtggagcagtacgacgccgagttcgatatgctgtcccgctttgctcccgatatggtaagagatgaggctgccaggacggagaaatttgttagaggactcaggctagaccttcagggcattgtcagagccctccgcccagccacgcatgctgatgcactacgtatagcactggatttgagcctgcctgagagagccgatgcgtctaaggctgccggcagagggtcagccttgggacagaagagaaaggttgagacgcagcctgacgtagcaccgcagcgaacactgaggtcaggaggtgtcttccagagacaccgacgggagcttgcagcagccgggaggactctgagagagctacccgcttgtactacctgcgggagagtccacggaggtcgttgcttggctggaagtggagtctgctttaggtgcagacagccggggcacactgctgatatgtgtcctcggaaaccctttgagacgacaccgccccagccttctgcggcccagcaggggagagttttcgccactacccggcaggaggccgagcgagctggcactgtggtgacaggtacgctcccaattttggggcactatgcttttgtgctatttgactctgggtcatcccactcgtttatatcctccgttttcgttcagcatgtgggtttagaggtagagcctttgggtagtgttttgtcggtttctactccatctggggaggtcctgttatccaaagaacaaataaaggcatgtcgggtagagatagcgaatcgtatgttagacgtgaccttgctagtgttagacatgcaggattttgatgtgatactaggcatggattggctatcagccaaccatgcaaatatagactgttatggcaaggaagttgtcttcaaccctccctccgaggctagtttcaaattcaggggggcaggcatggtatgtatacccaaggtcatctcagccatgaaggctagtaaactactcagccagggtacttggggtattttggcaagcgtagtggatgtgagagagccggaagtttccctatcttccgaaccagtggtaagagagtaccccgatgtttttccagacgaacttccaggacttccgcctcccagagaagtagacttcgctatcgagttagagccgggcactgccccaatctcgagggccccttacagaatggctccagccgaactaaaggagttgaaggtccagttacaggagttgctggacaaaggcttcatccggcccagtgtgtcgccttggggagccccagtattgttcgtgaagaagaaggatgggtcaatgcgcctttgtattgactaccgagagctgaacaaggtgacagtcaaaaaccgctaccccttgcccaggattgatgacctgttcgatcagttgcagggagccaccgtcttctccaagatcgacctgcgatcaggctatcaccagttgaggattagggacggtgacatccccaagacggcctttcgatcgaggtacggacattacgaattcgttgtgatgtctttcggcttgactaacgctcctgcagtattcatggatctgatgaacagggtgtttaaggagtttctagactcgttcgtcatagtcttcattgacgacatcctcatttactcaaaaactgaggctgagcacgaggagcacttacaccaagttttggagacccttcgagccaacaagttgtatgccaagttctccaagtgtgaattctggttaaggaaggtgacgtttcttggccacgtggtttccagtgagggagtttcagtagatcccgcaaagattgaagcggtgaccaactggacccgaccgtccacggttagtgaaattcgaagttttctgggcttggcaggttactacaggaggttcgtggaagacttctcacgtatagccagcccgttgacccagttgaccaagaagggaaccccttttgtctggagcccagcttgcgagaggagctttcaggagctcaaacagaagctagtgactgcaccggtcctgacagtgcccgatggttcgggaaactttgtaatctatagtgacgcctccaagaagggactaggttgtgtcctgatgcagcagggtaaggtagttgcttatgcctcccgccagttgaagatccatgagcagaactaccctacccatgacttggagttggcagctgtagtctttgcactgaagatatggaggcactatctgtacggtgagaagattcagatttacaccgatcataagagcctgaagtacttcttcacccagaaggagttgaacatgaggcagaggaggtggcttgagttggtgaaagactacgactgcgagatcctataccacccaggtaaagcgaatgtagtggctgatgcgctaagtaggaaagttgcacattcagcagcgctaatcaccaagcagacccccttactcagggactttgagagggcagagattgcagtctcagtaggtgaggttaccgcacagttggctcagttgacagttcagccaaccttgaggcaaaagatcattgctgctcagctgaatgatccttatttggcagagaagcgtcgcgtggta contains:
- the LOC127150719 gene encoding uncharacterized protein LOC127150719, yielding MPPRRGTRRGGGRGGRGAGRGQPEAPPVAPAVDPNAPVTQADLAAMEQRYQDMLQAALAPFLAAQQNQAAPVQAEAAPVQAEAAPAQAQAAPVQAQAVAPPAPEEAQPVPVQLSAEAKHLRDFRKYNPKTFDGSMDNPTKAQMWLTSIETIFRYMKCPEDQKVQCAVFFLEDRGTAWWETAERMLGGDVSKITWEQFKENFYAKFFSANVKHAKLQEFLNLEQGDMTVEQYDAEFDMLSRFAPDMVRDEAARTEKFVRGLRLDLQGIVRALRPATHADALRIALDLSLPERADASKAAGRGSALGQKRKVETQPDVAPQRTLRSGGVFQRHRRELAAAGRTLRELPACTTCGRVHGGRCLAGSGVCFRCRQPGHTADMCPRKPFETTPPQPSAAQQGRVFATTRQEAERAGTVVTGTLPILGHYAFVLFDSGSSHSFISSVFVQHVGLEVEPLGSVLSVSTPSGEVLLSKEQIKACRVEIANRMLDVTLLVLDMQDFDVILGMDWLSANHANIDCYGKEVVFNPPSEASFKFRGAGMVCIPKVISAMKASKLLSQGTWGILASVVDVREPEVSLSSEPVVREYPDVFPDELPGLPPPREVDFAIELEPGTAPISRAPYRMAPAELKELKVQLQELLDKGFIRPSVSPWGAPVLFVKKKDGSMRLCIDYRELNKVTVKNRYPLPRIDDLFDQLQGATVFSKIDLRSGYHQLRIRDGDIPKTAFRSRYGHYEFVVMSFGLTNAPAVFMDLMNRVFKEFLDSFVIVFIDDILIYSKTEAEHEEHLHQVLETLRANKLYAKFSKCEFWLRKVTFLGHVVSSEGVSVDPAKIEAVTNWTRPRAASSPPRV